The sequence CTCGCCTTCCTTCTCCTCGAGGTGGAGGAGAGGTGAGCGACTGCTCTCGCCGTCTCTCTACCTTCGGTATACGCGCGAAACCAGCGGCGGAACGGAGTCGCGCGCTGAGAAAGCCCGGAGCAGGCGAGAAACGCCTCTCGTTCGTTACGCCGGACAAGTTTCTATATGCAAGTATTCTCCTCTCGATCTCGCCCCCGAAGTGGAAAACTTAAAGCCTCCTCGAGAGAGGAAGGAGAATGACGTTACGGTGTTGACGAAGGGAACACGCGAAGAGAACcggcgagcgcgcgcgcgccacggGGCGGACTTTCGCTTTCCTCGATTACTTACAGTCGAGATGCTTCTTCTTGGGGCCGATCATCTCCTCCGTGGTGGCCTTGCAGACGGACTTGGCGAGGCCCTGGCCGGCGATACTGTGCCTCGCGGCCAGCAGCCTGTCGTTGATCGTCTGTCCCGCCATACTGTCCCCGCTGTCACTGGTGGGCAGTCAGTCAGCGGCAATTAGCGATCGACAATATCCTCCTCCCTCGGCGACCCTTCGTCGCGGCCGAACACAGGCTGATCCTTCCAACTCCCCCTCGTACCACCCCGAACGACGGTCTCGGGGGTCACGCGCGACCGACGACGAGAACCGGGGACGAAAACGGGGACaaggacgacgacgatgagGAGGAGGAATCCCGACGAGAAACGAGTGAAGTTGGTCGTCCTTGACGCGGCGCGGACGGACGGACTGGAACGAGACTACGCGCGCGGAGAGAGGGGAAGGGGTTTCGACACTTCGGTGGCTAACTTCACCGCGCACGGGCACCACGGGGGCACGGATCACGATCACGGTCACGACACGAGCCGAGCACGACGACAGCCAGCGAGACCAGGCGCTGAGGCCGCGCGAGACGTCCGCGACGTCCCGCTCTCACCCCGATATTATACTTGGCCGCGCCGCGCTGCTTTTCCGGTGCCTCCGGCACCTCTCCACCTCTCACTctcgtcctcctcctcctcctccaccaCCACCTTTAACCACCTCCGCCTCTCCTCGTCCGCCGCCTCCTCCACGAGCCGGTTCCTGCGTTCGCGTCGCTCAGCGCGAACGTTAACCCGCCGCGATCTCTCCGCGTTACACCAGCTGCGGAGCCAAGGCAGCTCGCGCTCAGCTTCAACGGCACAGCTGGACGGCGTGTACGTCGACGGCCGACGGCGACAGCGGGCTCCTTCTGTCTGCCAAGATGGCGGACGACCGTGCCGAGCCGCGGCGGTGCGTCGCAACGCGCCGGCGCCGCCGCCGGCCGGCCAATCCCGTGCGCCCACCGCCGACACTCGGCTGCCGCTCGTGACGTCATCACTACTCACGGCTAACCGAGATTTCGAAGACGAGATTGAAACGAAAACGACGGCGAGATCGCGGCTCGAATCGACAACGACTCTCGATCGTTCGGCGACGCGAATATTTCTTTCGTTACCGGAGGGATATTTCGGTTacggaattaaatttttgagtGACTTATGATGTACGTCGGAATGACGCGTTTCCTATGAGCTATGGTCGCGAGAGAGCATCGATTGAAAATACGTCGTGAAGTTGGCGGTCGTCGCGAGCACGGCTACCAACGTGTGCGAGTTGCTATTCTCTAAAAGTTCACGAGCGGAATATGTTATAGTTTCTTCCATTGTTcacagttattttttatgagtACGAGACGTATTTGATATGATTCTTCGAAAAGTTTTGGGACGATAAAGAAATGTAGAAAGGCTTTGAAAtgtctttatgtatatatgatcAGTGAGGAAATTGAAAGaggtcatcgcgtcgttttaggtatttccatcagcgcctctatgtttATACAAATGTGTGAACtacgtagtcaaatatctatgaatcccgtaggtaatgtgcatgattTTTttggtctcttctatgctatgtccacgtttgtTTGATTCTATTTCATGCtttacccgtaaattttacaattatatgcattcatattttaaatgttttatgcaaatgtgcataatcgtgttctaaaaatgtgcaataccacacatgcatgatataaattcaactaattgatttgataaacatttactcaccgattgctgtcgctgctcctgctgctgatgctgctgctgctactgctacattccttttccgcttttgattctgaaaatgtgataaatgaTTATTCTTAACCTCAAACACAAAAGcaggtaaagaaatgtatcacttgaaaagataatatatttaccgagtcgctccatggatgccgctttctgctgacatcatcctgccaTTCTCGAACcacacattaataacgatcgtccgatactttattcggcactcccgatattacgaataatatatcacacacgagtaaaacacgtaaaccgcgcgcgagaattttacttggcgcgaccgttacatttgaaaaaatacgtgaaaaggacggctcgtctgattggcggtgaaatcaacatggcacgaaagtggcgtgacgtcacgtaacttcgCGGAAACGCAGGCCGAGGAAATCCGTTCGAATGAAAACTACACGCCGAGACACAATAAACGGAGATAAATTCGtttcgaaaattttgtatactCGCACGACGATTAGTAGCACTTCACAATtagcactcgcgatattctacgGAACGTACCCAGTGaaaaatagtacatcgaatcgacattgattcgacatcgaaatcatcatttcgatgtcgattcgacgtcgaattgatgtcgaattcattatcgtttctcgctgggTATCCTCTTCGAGCAAACACTTGGCTCGAACACACACGCGAACACTTACTCGAGATCGAAGGCAAACGCACGACGCCGCGCTTTCGATCTCACGGCTCGCGTATCGTTTGCTAGCAGCACGACGGCACTTTCTCACCACAACACCGTACCTGCATAATACCGCACAATTCAATTCTGAACCCGAAAtacgcacggagtcgacagagcgtccgaccggcgctggagtggcGTACATGACTGGactggagcgcggagcaacggagcaacatggcggcagcggcgcagGCGCGGCGAGTCAACCGTCTAGCAACgccgagtggcgccgactagcgccgagtaccgccgagtctgcctgccagcagtcacgtacgccactccagcgccggtcggacgttCTGTCGACTCTGAGAGTGCCATCGTGCTAGCAAATGCGCGAGCCATGTGAGATTGTAGCAGAGGTCGTATTCATTTGTAAAGCGCGGCATCGTACGTTTGCCTTCGGTCGTTAGAAGAGGACGTTAGTTCACGGAACGGAGAATTCTTCTTTTATGCTTCTTTTATTTCGTCAGACTGAAATTCACGTTcaaattttatcacaaaaattttattaagaatcaaATAAGTGATCTTTTTTGAGTCTGCGAAAGAATGCGATGTTTTAAGCATCATAAATTCTAGTATTAATTTCAAAGctagaaagaaaataatcgcaatttgacataaattttgttttataaaattacagtttttacaacatctcattattttcatacgtcagtaatgtttaataaatgtaatttaattatctttaagacttttcttcaaaaattacaTTGCCATCGCATATTTATAACATGTACATACGTGTTTGAATTTCTTTCATGTCGTTATCTACCGATcgcaattttgatttatttttttaacaaaaatcacTGGTTTccttattaaattgtttatattttatagttaaacGTAGAATTTTTAAGTCTAATTAAAGAgctataacaataaaaattcaggtaattttaattcattatttttaacctataaaattaatcaacatAGACAAATCAATCAAcgttttcatataaaattgtaattcgtATTGATCGAAAGCTTTAAAGTATAATGCAAGTATAATTCaagcatatataatttaaaagatctgacaattcatttaaataatttaaatattaatccgtaataatttttaattcgtatAACTGAATtcaaaaagagcaaaaaatcaaaacaaatgttactttaacattacATCGGTCAAATctatcatttttaaatcatGAGATGTAATTAAGCACGACACTTTCATTTGCTTGTTCTCCTTGAAGTTAACTGACATACTTTATATCGGCCAAGTTTATCCGAAATCTATATCGGTCTCTGGAACGTCGACTGGAGCGCCAATCGGATTAGGTCGTGCGCGGCGTCTCGGAGCGCAGTTCACTCCGGTTCAGTGCGGCGAAATTGGCCGATAAGCGAGGTTGTGTACGTTTGACGAGCCGCAGAGGACAGAACGTTCCGATCAAAGCGCAGAGGATCGTCGCTGCTGTGTGCGTGTATCCGAGGTCTCACGTGGAATTCCGGTGAATCCCCGCTTATCAAGATTCTGCGGCACACGCTTGGCGCGATCAGGAGGATGACGACGGCGGTCAACAAGGAGGAAGCGCGGAAGCGGCTGACACCGCTGCAGTGGCACGTGACGCAGGAGAAGGGCACGGAGAGGTGAGAGACCACGCGCGAAAACTCGTCTCGACACCCGGGATCCCTCTGAAACTGTATTTGCCCCCACGTTGTCCTCTCGCGACTCTCGTGACGTCCGGACGGTTTGTCTTCGCGATCGTCAGAACGATAATTCGAGCGAGTTCGCACCGGATCTCGATTCAGGTTCGCTCGAGGGAGATTTCTATCGCGTTTTCTCTACGAGAAGCCAAAAAGCCGTCGAGAAACGAGTATCCCTCGACGATATTTTCCTGCCCGACGACGGTGCTCTACTTCCGCTCGTGCAAACGTAACCTACTTCCTGTTGTCGTCCTCGGTCTTGCCCTCCATGAGACGTCAGCTGATTCCATAACAGGCGATCAAACGCAATACGCGGAGTTGCGCAATAGCGATAACACACAACGGGCACGACCGAATTATGCTAATTATAATGATGACACAAACGGATGTTATTTCGTCGTCTGCTCCATATTTACGCAATCCGCCGTGTCGACGAGTCACGCCGCCAAAACATGCTCACtgaaatatgcaaaaataatacctgCCGATACATGTATCTTCGTTCGACATTATACAGTTTCATGCGCGTGGAAATTAACCCCGCGGAGCTATTGTAAATTAAGGCTATTGccaattcaaatttaataattattattattgaaattttgaaaacttaaaatcatatttaataagattctcctttttttataaagcccaaacttttacttaaaagttaaaaatggtattagtttaattattctaaCGCCTTGCAATCGAAACATTAAAAacgtgttaaaaatttatttaattatatggaGTTTTTAGAAAgtgttaatgtaaaaaaatatgaatagcaTTCCAGAGTTAACAGcgtaatatcaataaattatctCTAAGGATTTTAGCAGAATTAAGGAAGAAATATTGGATAAAAGATACAATATCTTCAAaccaagaattttattattaggatattattattaagatattcatATTGtactttagataaatattgaaataaaaatatattttcctaaaatttaagattaaatcaaatcttacatttaatattttttaaagaattatatataagcaaaattattattgtttcatatGTAAGCAAGAATATAGTTACACATCATTAATGattgttaaatagaatatacCAGTTTTAATTGGTGctgtataatatttgatattaatgtttGATTTTGTTCTTCCTGTGTAATCACAATAACCTTGTATCTGAGATCttgaactaaaaaaaaaaaccatttcgCTTGTGACCGATGACAAACTGCTGCACATATatcagcaaaaaaattgtcaaccttatctttatatacatattaagaaAGTGCATAACATCACATGTAGTAATAAGTagcaattgttttaaaattacatgcaAGTCAGCAATTCTGCTAGCAAGGCCTCGAGATCCCAACGTGACATAATTCACCGCAGCTGATCGTGAATTagagattaaaaagaaacgcAAAGTCACGTTCCCGCGCGTTTAATCTTAGATCGTGAAATACCGAAATAACTTTTCCAAGAGCGTTGGGTTTTTGTGGGTTCGTGCACAGCGGTCAGCTCTCACGGCCAGCGgtcgttttaaaaataagctaTATGTGTCACGGTTTGCGTCCACCCTCGATCCCCTTTTCGCCCCTAGTAGGCCAATTCACCCTTTCACGCTGACTGACTCATCGGTACGTTCTCTTTATTTGGCAGGCCGTTTACCGGTTGCTACAACAAGTTCTACGAGAAGGGGACGTACACCTGCATCGTGTGCGATCAGGAATTGTTCTCCTCGGACACCAAGTACGACAGCGGATGCGGCTGGCCCGCGTTCAACGAGGTTCTGGATCAGGGACGCATCAAACTTACCAAAGACACCACTCACGGTAAGCGTAATCGCCGTCGCTCTCGATTTGCTCTCTTGTAATTAGCGTATTTCTTGTAACTATGCTCGCGTTCATAGAATGGCACAATCTCCAGTTCGCACCTTCTCATATTTGTCTTATTACAGTTAACATTGAAACGTTGCACAACGTAGTGCGCGGGTACATTGAAATCTATTTGAAGTAATCCTTTCGAAGATCTTGGACTTAGAGACGTGCGAATCAATTAAGATTTTTCGAGGCCGATCAAATCAAATCGAATTGAACCGAAACTTTACCCGAATCGAATTATTGAaacgtaatttttaactaacaCACAATCacgttgaattttaaataattttatataaatataaaaagatttctatataagaaatataatattgtttatatgatataaggttactttaaatatgattttataagaCAGCCAATGTCGATTTTTATTCGAAACTATAGAttcaaattcttattttacctGATTCGATTCCTATTCGCATATCTCTATCTTAATTATCGTTAGACATAACTGTATCTCGTGAACGAGTCTCCGTTTCCAACACGTTGTACCTGCTTACTATTAACAAGATCATAATCGCAACGTgtatcataattattacacTTGCGTAACAGCTGAACCTATCCTGGTCACATTTCACTCTTCACTTTCTGCACCTGTTCAAAGTAGAAGTCTCTTTCGGtttctcataaaattaaatcatttgcCATGAAATTGAATTCCATGAATTATCCATGAAGCGAAAAAGTCacgattataattacatattcaCTTGTTCCTTGTGCCTCTTCTAtttattgtagaaatttttttgtacataagtTTTGTATaaagtagattttttttcttaataagaaaaacaGACTCTATATTcgtttgtacatataaattttttctacattagACATTCCTGTTCTCCCCAGTACCTGCATGTACTCGCTTAGAGTGTGATTGTGTTAGACTTACATCACTCTTTTGTATCAAACTAATACGCCAGTCGTAcattatgaaatattgaaaacatgACCAATAAGatagacaaaaaaatatctgctCAGTGCTGTTTATGAGTACAAAGTTCTCATCGTAACACATCTTTGCAGTTtggtaataatcaaataatattttgtctcTAGTTGCAAATATCTAATGCGtacaaatatcatttttacagGCACATCTTCGATGCAAATAAAGTTTTCTTGCTTTTAGATTGTCATAATTGTGCTAGTTGAGATTATATTTAATCGTTTGCAAGTGTGTTTTTGTACTCACAGCTAAAAATGCaaacttacaaaatattttcataagtGAATATCCGATAAAAACGAATAGactttataaagtatttatcaaaatatttaattcaacaaaatataaaaaattatattagaatgcGATACGTGTGATTGCATAATTTTCAATGTTGTTAAGTAAGCATACAATTGAATTGGAAGCGATGATTAATTCAAAAGGGCAAAAGTCAGacgtaaaaatgtatatgtatattaaacaatacCGTTTCATATATGTACGCATTTTTTCATCgttattttcttttcgtatCATGTGAATGTTAGATGTCCCCTCTTTCACGATCGGATATCTATCTTTAGCTCGATTCTCTCCTCGATTTAATATCTCTTTTAGATCGCTTCTGTTGCCTCTTGAAAACTGTATGTCTCGCGAAAAAAAAGGATGTCGGTCTGCGTCTAATCACACTCTATTGTTCTTTCTCCTCTCGCCCTCCTTGATCAAAAATCCCCGGCTACTACCAACACCGAACCATTCTTCACTCTCATCactgaaaaataaacaaaacacCACTGAAAATCGCGCGTCGCGTCGAATTACGAAACGGCGTCAACTAGTCGGTGGCAATCTACTACTGCTGATCGCAAACCCAGATATGGTGCGGACCGAGGTGACCTGCTCGAAGTGCGACGCGCACCTGGGGCACGTGTTCAACGACGGGCCGAAGCCTACGAGGAAGCGCTTCTGCATCAATTCCGCCTCCATAAGCTTCCATCCGGCGGGGGAGGAGAAGAAGTCCACTACGTAAAACCAGCCCTCTCACGCGCGCTTtacattctattatttaatatttatataacgagACCCACGAATGGAATTGTATTTATCTCTcgcgatataaatattaaaaatacgttttatttatgcgTTGTAGAAAGTAATAACGATTGTCAAGATACCAAACGGACTGTAAAGTAAGTTTTGTTACTAATATAgagaatatttaatgttttatcacTTCTGACGATGTGCTATTGGCAAACGTTTTCAtgtcaaacattttattatacattcgaTCGATTGTAACGTTTAATTGTATGCGATTTTCATAGTATATTTGCAAATGCTCCTTTCCGCGTTGAAGCTTCTGTACGCAAGTTAagaaatgtatactattcatgTGAGTATAGAGCATTTCCGACCGACTTTTCACTTGCGACGAGAAACGGACTACAAGTCGCTATCAGGTCTCTTGAATCTCATTGTATACACAGTCTACTTTCGatattacaaatgtacatATCCGTATCGGAGGACAAAGAATGGCGCTCACGCGGGACGTATGTACACGCCACGCGGTGTGTGAAAACGTGATACTGGATAGATAATAGAAATACCTATAACCGAGAgatgttattttttcaataaacgccataatatgtaaatacatcCACCTACATTCTagcttaatatattaaatgagaaataaaatgtggTATAGTCATAATTTCTCTCATTCCTCGCGATACCGTCAAGCAGGACAGGATGTTTTATATGAAGAAGAGAacacatttgttataaaatgtttccttATATTGTAACGTTTCAAAACAAACTGAAAGGtgttataatacaatatatacgcAAAATTCTAGgcgttattttttacaattcattactcctttgttttttttgcattCCCTCgtcttgaaatttttgtcataaaaatttcaCGTATTACATATTCTTCCTGAGAGACCAGATTTCCGTCGAATGGTTTTTCCGATAGCGAtaaatactcttttttttattacaaaagttaaAGACGAGTCTCCCTCCATCTCAAAGGAAGACTCAAAATcgaagttttttttctttttcaatctcTGCAGTAAAATAGCGACTTTGTTACTATAGGCCTACTTCCTTTCGCTCGGAGATCACAAAGCATTTTCAAAAACATCATAAAATGctacagcaaaaaaaaacatgcataCACACATTTAACATGATTCGCATATTAGGAACCTATCAAGAACCTAAAaatgatgataaaaaaaatacacgtaGCGCGCACGTAGCGGGACAATTAAATGCAACCTGGAACGATCATCAAGATGTGCGGATGCAAAGTTGcccgcattttttcgttttaaaaaattcgcccgcctatttctttttttcctcagAGCTTCTACATAAGTTTTCTATACGTTTGCGATTCGCGTTTGTCAATGTCAAAAATAATGAGTACTTTCGTGGTGCGATCACTTATTATTACGATAAGGCATGTCTGGTAcaatttttgtacttttgttCACACGATAAAAGGGTCGTCCGGTTTACCGTTATCAGCGAACATGTCTACATGCTAAGATGCGCGCGCTTCAATCCGGGTTCTGCGTCGATCGGGTGATAATTTCTCATGCAGGCAGTTTTGCATCTCGCGCGATCCCGActcgcaaattaaaaaaagaatatacattaataGCTGCCAATAGCTATACTGCTGTTAAAATCACTGCCGCGAAAACGAAAAGACGAAGCACTCCTCTCTATCGCTCCAAGATATTTGTGAAAATGCAGGACCCCGCGTCTTTTAAGTGTTTCTGATCGTCAACTTTAACCCTGGATCGCaccgttatctttttttttacacactcATACTTTTCTTTCGTTAATACTACGACGTGCGcacgttattttttttgtctctTAACTTGTCGATTCGACCAATTTTAGAAATGGACACGCCGAAGTGGAGATTAATACCAAGAACGTTTGCAATACATACGTATTCGCGGAATACTGAAATAGTCTCGAATTGAATTTGTATACTCTATGCCATAGTCCCTGATTCTTTCTAAAGATACGTGGCATTAAACTCCTTCGGTATACCAGTCCTAAATTCAGTTGTGAACGTCGATACGAACTGCTTCTCCCTATCTCGATAAAATACAGtcagtatattataaaaatctaatcaGGCTTCTTTCAAAAGATGATACTacgaaaaaaaaggagaagaaaacaataaaaactcgcgaatattaaatatgtctTATCGTACGATTTCTCGTTATCAAATGATATACgggttttcttcttttcttcttcttgtttCGTACGCAATATAAGttgtattgttaatttttcgatttataactatcatatttatattctcaCAAGGTTtgagttaatattaatttatatatgagtcctatacatatatatatataacgaaaAATCTTCGCCGACCGAGTTAGTCATCCACCGCGCGAAAATTGGAAGTCGACAGAGCGTGTGACGATTctcaaaagagaaaaagaataatatcgaaatcattatttatccgTAACAGAACGTGAATATTTATCCAGATGTTTCTTCTCTCAGTCTTGACGCATATCTTTTTCCTGCTATTCGCAAATAACTccataatacaattttaacattCTGAATTTTTACATGATAAAAAGACTAATACGAGCGAATTTGCAAATGTTAAAacagaatacatttttcattataataatgcaaatgaGAATCGAAACAATTCTcagcatatataattaaatatataattaaatcacttttttggataataaaaatcaaattttcaacAATTCGGTAACTGCTTTGTTACCGAAGATGACTAGGTAAActgcttaaaaatttttactgattaAAAAGacttaactatataaatactagataaattctaattttttaatttgaagttgtcttgctaataaaagatattatatatttatatattccatATATTGACagaatacattataataaaatattaatacattctaATTGACTCATATTAGCTTTTTACGTTCTTTttacgttttaatttaatcgagAAATCGTCAATCTtttcacttcttttttttaaattttattttcgcgcGGTGAATATTCTGTAGTCGAATAATGTATACAACGTAcgaaaatgaaaagaataaaaaacaagataCGAAAATCTACAAGTCATGTTATCGCCTAAAATAACTGAATACTTCCGATATATTCACTTTTCGATGACACGATGACATTCGGATGACGTATAATACAATTAGGAAAGACGTATCTCGTTAATGTTCGATGCAAATACAACCATACATACGGAACCACAATTCGTCCTACCACAAAAAGTCAACTAAACTCCATTACATGCGTGTTCGATTATTTGTTTGTCTTCCTCCTTTCTCACAGTGCTAAAACGAAATATTACATATCGTTATACGGTGGTTCATAAGAAATCTAGCgcgagttttcttttttttttttcttcacgtCTCTAAACGACAAGACAGGCACTTTATAGTGTCACAAAATGCTCCTACGTCTGAACCTCGTTTACAGTTTCATTGATCTTCTAttctttttccccttttttgcAAGACACGTTAAAGACAGTTATACGTTGGACTTATAGCGAAGAACACACGTGAGATGTAGACAAGCGCATTGTCCTTGGAAAGATGTTCTTATCAACTAAGTAGTAAACCATGGTAGTAAGTCAATGTCTTAACGTGTCTTTCTGTCTCCCTTCTTTTTAACGATACAAATGAGGGAAAGTACTTATCTCTTCGTCATAAAACTCTAAATTAGCGGCCTCAAATGAGATATGCATTTCTTACGTAATCGGCAAGAGCATACGCAAaccaattttctttatattaaatatcaatgtaaaaattgcgACATTTGTAAACGAAAAATGTGCTAAAACagctttttctttataatacaagaaaaaacTGAATCAACAACAAATCAATTGTTTCTGTGATTAGGGAACgtgattcttaaaaaaaacgtttaaaaacaaattaggCTAtcacttatatatttatcatcgCACTAATCAGACAAAGCACACTGAAAACATATTGCTCTGCTTCATCGCAACTTCCGTCGAAAAATACAACTCCGACACGAAGACCGAttctcctttctctttttctccctctaCGATCTCTcgttaaacaataataatatattagaatagGTCCTATGTGTATACTTGTTCACATTTCTTTGTGGTATTACCTAATAAGGTTCTCGCTATAAATAATACGCGCTTTCTCGCTAACTCCAATCTTTCGaattttcttccttcttttaGAGTTAGTAATactagttttatattttttagaaaataactGACAAATCGCTTGTGTCTCCTCGATGACAATCCATCTGAATAATTGCGGCAAGAGCAACGTCACAGGCAACAATAACGTACGGTAAAGCATTACACGTTcaactttctctttttttctatttctttcgaAAATAAAACTAAGACTTTGAATGTGTCTATCACGCCCAATTGTAATTATGGACTTTATCGAGGAAAACAAGACTTCTGTCGTCAGATCGCTCATAGCTCTTTCTGATTTAACTTTGTGTTCACACGTTACgagcatttctttttttttaagaaatgcaACTGTTTCTTCGATACCTGATCATAGTATCGAATAAgttctatctatctatctatctatctatctatctatatatatatatatataatctatatacgtatgtaaTGGATATATGCATgcgtatgtgtatatacatgtacatacgtcgcatataatata is a genomic window of Monomorium pharaonis isolate MP-MQ-018 chromosome 7, ASM1337386v2, whole genome shotgun sequence containing:
- the LOC118646655 gene encoding uncharacterized protein LOC118646655: MRRRNPDEKRVKLVVLDAARTDGLERDYARGERGRGFDTSVANFTAHGHHGGTDHDHGHDTSRARRQPARPGAEAARDVRDVPLSPRYYTWPRRAAFPVPPAPLHLSLSSSSSSSTTTFNHLRLSSSAASSTSRFLRSRRSARTLTRRDLSALHQLRSQGSSRSASTAQLDGVYVDGRRRQRAPSVCQDGGRPCRAAAVRRNAPAPPPAGQSRAPTADTRLPLVTSSLLTANRDFEDEIETKTTARSRLESTTTLDRSATRIFLSLPEGYFGYGIKFLSDL
- the LOC105835440 gene encoding methionine-R-sulfoxide reductase B1 isoform X1 — translated: MTTAVNKEEARKRLTPLQWHVTQEKGTERPFTGCYNKFYEKGTYTCIVCDQELFSSDTKYDSGCGWPAFNEVLDQGRIKLTKDTTHVGGNLLLLIANPDMVRTEVTCSKCDAHLGHVFNDGPKPTRKRFCINSASISFHPAGEEKKSTT
- the LOC105835440 gene encoding methionine-R-sulfoxide reductase B1 isoform X2 — encoded protein: MTTAVNKEEARKRLTPLQWHVTQEKGTERPFTGCYNKFYEKGTYTCIVCDQELFSSDTKYDSGCGWPAFNEVLDQGRIKLTKDTTHDMVRTEVTCSKCDAHLGHVFNDGPKPTRKRFCINSASISFHPAGEEKKSTT
- the LOC105835440 gene encoding methionine-R-sulfoxide reductase B1 isoform X3, which codes for MTTAVNKEEARKRLTPLQWHVTQEKGTERPFTGCYNKFYEKGTYTCIVCDQELFSSDTKYDSGCGWPAFNEVLDQGRIKLTKDTTHVNIETLHNVVRGYIEIYLK